Proteins from one Oncorhynchus masou masou isolate Uvic2021 chromosome 12, UVic_Omas_1.1, whole genome shotgun sequence genomic window:
- the LOC135550318 gene encoding rho GTPase-activating protein 31-like isoform X2 has translation MKNKGTKQRSKKKGCENAFGCDLTEHLHNSGQDVPQVLKTCAEFIEKHGVVDGIYRLSGVTSNIQRLRQEFCTELCPDLTKDMYLQDIHCVGSLCKLYFRELPNPLLTYELYKKFTEAVSVQEDHERLQHIQDVIKELPLPHFRTLEYLTKHLAHLATLSPQTNMHSRNLALVWAPNLLRSKDIEVASCNGDMAFLEVRVQQSVVEFILNHTEQIFNHAAAPIKPKGPGLMCGEKYATLPISGQGGPMKLMSLEEAQARSLSPNHPARKERQRENSLPDTSTATLYHTVIDISDSKKLSGKSKTWKSIFNLGKSVTDSKGKLSRNGSVFLRAQNITEKAAIRPARSMDSLCSLPTDDDKPGNFNSEGEANGFFAPGIKSRTLGSDSLYDLSEHQRWEFEIKKSSEATGGSSPNMKRRGSPSVSPPQKKSLPEQLKVFKGDDLSSCQPTSPKNRRMLYSGSTHSSTSRPSFPGSLFPESSPRHQRKALNISEPFAVSVPLRVSAVISSNSTPCRATGKERPAAAALKPSRETSQSDQSDSSGSSSFREHPLVESSVGSESSIYSNSSSTPLEKEARPAEERSREEAASKSVPEVSGSEGEVKEVQGKVEVSDLRQSSTPKTREEDKEKQQSPGNQLDSPPAPQLETKELTQLDMGSLPIKEELWCELHLELKITEPELDIMEEEFMPVICSTKNTCEDVKAKRRTSLPTHSLLYKGQPLMPTRPALTDQSASTVAHSARKNSSDTLFPFDKTLHFMVGTDMKNTPLHAADSTDKTKNKPYISPKSKHTETDKPISIKPRLVVPHLAEPSLHSTQQSQVINHLQPGDDITYIGMSVVEKGKEPSWKSKNQDWVKGLFHDDGKNALSVVMGGIERLSICLEERPHTMGLAHQNDDDGCGGHSELEDLEEEPWEEVFSSTKQWVTSPLHSPTFKDLFGKLDVSSSCSAEEGLSSKDLNVPPQSREDKPTNGSCPVRSIEVIPGNSSLACSGKTETKITHPLPLPAKTTMVGDEATRPHRENSCIAKQKNTTSSQRFHRQTSYEACYSEKTVQDSFSKHRPYSLNLDLGLRCIRDISNQQNLESAELSSIQRGAVTPSGTKSNGLSQELELFLSDRQAPVRRNSAPVSVSSVRTAFMIKTCQAKAVPVIPPKVQYSHIPHPTNNDAGNEAEKELTKTRGDKLDTVPLLPSIRDLKEELENKEPAPKSQIRQSIAEKSTETNKTTPISDPPVLRRKRSSNAEAFADCPRPERSTVLQRPSFRNRQRPQSLILFSPPFPIMDYPPLGDDGKLLLSAIRSPTETSALDVFSKEMDENLRTPEGVTLRNKMTIPKSGQRLETSTSCFYQPQRRSMIFDNRSHRQIE, from the exons ATGAAGAATAAAGGAACCAAGCAGAGGTCCAAAAAGAAAGGATGTGAGAATGCATTCGGCTGTGACTTGACAGAACATCTACACAATTCAGGACAAGACG TTCCCCAAGTTTTAAAGACGTGTGCAGAGTTCATTGAGAAACATGGCGTTGTGGATGGGATATACAGACTCTCAGGGGTCACCTCCAATATCCAGCGACTCAG ACAGGAATTTTGCACTGAGTTGTGCCCTGACCTCACAAAGGACATGTACCTCCAGGATATCCACTGTGTGGGCTCCTTATGCAAGCTGTACTTCAGGGAGCTACCCAATCCTCTACTCACTTATGAGCTTTACAAGAAATTCACT GAAGCCGTCTCAGTCCAGGAGGATCATGAACGATTACAGCATATTCAGGATGTCATTAAAGAGCTACCACTCCCCCACTTCAG GACTCTGGAATATCTTACCAAGCATTTGGCCCACCTGGCCACCTTAAGCCCCCAGACTAACATGCACAGCCGCAACCTGGCCTTGGTGTGGGCTCCAAATCTGTTGCG CTCTAAAGATATTGAAGTTGCATCCTGCAATGGGGACATGGCTTTCCTGGAGGTGCGGGTACAGCAGTCCGTGGTTGAGTTCATTTTAAATCACACTGAGCAGATCTTCAACCATGCAGCTGCACCAATAAAACCTAAAG GACCCGGTTTGATGTGTGGGGAGAAGTATGCCACTTTGCCTATCAGTGGCCAGGGTGGGCCAATGAAGCTGATGAGCCTGGAGGAGGCCCAGGCCCGCTCCCTGAGCCCTAACCACCCAGCACGGAAAGAACGACAACGGGAGAACAGTCTACCAGATACCAGCACTGCCACGCTGTACCATACCGTCATAGACATATCAGATAGCAA AAAGCTTTCTGGGAAATCCAAAACGTGGAAGTCCATCTTCAACTTGGGCAAGTCTGTGACAGACTCTAAGGGGAAACTGAGCCGGAATGGGAGTGTGTTCTTGAGAGCACAGAACATCACAG AAAAGGCAGCTATCCGACCAGCTAGAAGCATGGACTCTTTGTGCTCTCTGCCAACAG ATGATGACAAGCCAGGAAATTTCAACTCAGAAGGCGAGGCCAACGGTTTCTTTGCACCAGGCATAAAATCCAGAACACTTGGATCTGACTCGCTCTATGACCTCAGTGAACACCAGAGGTGGGAGTTTGAGATTAAGAAATCGAGTGAGGCCACAGGTGGCAGCAGCCCTAATATGAAGAGAAGGGGCTCTCCAAGTGTCTCACCACCCCAAAAGAAGTCTCTACCTGAACAACTGAAGGTTTTCAAAGGCGACGACCTCAGCAGCTGCCAGCCCACCTCTCCTAAAAACAGGAGGATGCTGTATTCTGGCTCCACCCACAGCAGCACATCCAGGCCCTCCTTCCCAGGAAGCCTCTTCCCTGAGTCCTCCCCTAGGCATCAGCGCAAGGCTCTCAACATATCAGAGCCCTTTGCTGTGTCCGTGCCCCTAAGGGTGTCTGCAGTCATCAGCTCCAACAGCACCCCCTGCAGGGCAACAGGGAAAGAGAGGCCTGCTGCAGCTGCCCTGAAACCCAGCAGAGAAACCTCCCAGTCAGACCAGAGTGATAGCAGCGGCAGCTCAAGTTTCAGAGAGCACCCCCTTGTAGAGAGCAGTGTGGGGAGTGAGAGCAGTATTTACAGTAACAGCAGCTCAACCCCTCTGGAAAAGGAGGCGAGaccagcagaggagaggagcagagaggaggcagcTTCCAAAAGTGTGCCAGAAG TTTCAGGAAGTGAAGGAGAGGTGAAAGAGGTTCAAGGGAAGGTGGAAGTATCTGACCTGAGACAGTCTTCCACTCCCAAGACAAGAGAGGAAGATAAAGAGAAACAGCAATCTCCTGGAAATCAACTGGACAGCCCGCCAGCACCGCAGCTTGAGACAAAAGAACTGACACAACTG GATATGGGATCTCTACCTATCAAGGAAGAACTGTGGTGTGAACTCCATCTTGAGCTGAAAATCACTGAGCCTGAGCTTGACATTATGGAAGAGGAGTTTATGCCTGTTATTTGTTCCACCAAGAACACTTGTGAGGATGTTAAGGCAAAAAGAAGAACCAGTCTTCCAACTCACTCGTTATTATACAAGGGACAGCCTTTGATGCCCACCAGGCCTGCATTGACTGATCAAAGTGCTTCTACAGTAGCACATTCAGCAAGAAAGAACTCCTCAGACACACTATTTCCATTTGACAAAACATTACATTTCATGGTTGGCACAGATATGAAAAATACACCTCTACATGCTGCTGATTCAACAgataaaacaaaaaacaaacccTACATTTCCCCAAAATCTAAGCACACAGAAACAGATAAACCCATCAGCATCAAGCCACGACTTGTGGTTCCTCACCTTGCAGAGCCAAGTTTACATTCTACTCAACAAAGCCAGGTCATAAACCATTTACAGCCAGGGGATGACATAACATACATAGGCATGTCTGTAGTAGAGAAAGGAAAAGAGCCATCATGGAAAAGTAAAAATCAAGATTGGGTCAAAGGGCTTTTCCATGATGATGGAAAGAATGCTTTGTCAGTTGTCATGGGAGGCATTGAGAGGCTTTcaatatgtttggaggaaagacCCCACACCATGGGGCTAGCACACCAAAATGATGATGATGGATGTGGAGGACACTCCGAATTGGAGGACTTGGAGGAGGAACCTTGGGAGGAGGTCTTCAGCTCCACCAAACAGTGGGTAACCAGTCCTCTTCATTCACCCACATTTAAGGATTTGTTTGGAAAACTAGATGTGTCATCGTCTTGTTCTGCGGAAGAAGGTTTAAGCTCCAAAGATCTAAACGTTCCTCCTCAATCTAGAGAAGACAAACCAACAAATGGATCATGTCCCGTTAGGAGCATAGAAGTGATTCCAGGAAATAGCTCTCTAGCATGCAGCGGCAAAACAGAGACTAAAATCACACATCCACTTCCGTTACCCGCCAAAACCACCATGGTCGGTGATGAAGCAACGAgaccacacagagagaacagctGCATAGCCAAGCAGAAAAACACCACCTCCTCCCAGAGATTCCACAGACAGACGTCTTATGAAGCATGTTATTCAGAAAAAACTGTGCAGGACAGTTTTTCCAAACACAGACCCTATTCACTCAATTTGGATTTAGGACTTCGATGCATCAGAGACATATCCAATCAGCAAAACCTGGAGTCAGCTGAGTTGTCCTCCATTCAGAGAGGGGCAGTGACCCCGTCTGGGACCAAATCCAACGGCCTGTCCCAGGAACTGGAGCTGTTCCTGAGCGATCGTCAGGCCCCTGTGCGCCGGAACTCCGCCCCCGTCAGTGTGTCGTCTGTCAGGACGGCCTTCATGATAAAGACTTGCCAGGCCAAAGCCGTGCCTGTCATCCCCCCAAAGGTGCAGTACAGCCACATACCTCATCCCACGAACAATGATGCAGGAAATGAAGCAGAGAAAGAACTCACAAAAACCAGGGGAGACAAACTAGATACTGTACCTCTTCTTCCATCTATCAGGGATCTAAAGGAGGAGTTGGAGAATAAGGAGCCAGCCCCCAAATCCCAAATAAGGCAGTCTATTGCAGAGAAATCTACAGAGACTAATAAAACCACACCTATTTCAGACCCACCGGTGCTGAGGAGGAAACGCTCCTCCAATGCAGAGGCCTTTGCTGACTGTCCAAGACCTGAACGGTCTACTGTTCTACAAAGACCGTCCTTTAGGAACCGCCAGAGACCACAGAGCCTCATCTTGTTCAGTCCACCCTTCCCCATCATGGATTACCCACCGCTAGGGGATGATGGTAAGCTCCTCCTCTCGGCCATCAGAAGTCCAACTGAAACATCAGCACTCGATGTCTTTTCTAAAGAGATGGATGAGAATCTCAGGACCCCAGAGGGGGTGACCCTGCGGAACAAAATGACAATACCCAAGAGTGGACAGAGGCTGGAGACCTCAACCAGCTGCTTTTATCAGCCACAGAGGAGGTCCATGATATTTGACAACAGGAGCCACAGGCAGATTGAATGA
- the LOC135550319 gene encoding beta-1,4-galactosyltransferase 4-like: MGVCPAVSRYFRRWKYMILLLLSVSVLAWIATFAGETVKAIQDTHRSAQTLEDNAEVLRGGMQYSWKTVMQVFSNPLPDTPPPKESCPEKSPLLHGALKLTFKDSLTLKEVESDNSGVAEGQYQPPDCLAQQSVAILIPHRNREKHLLYLLHHLHPFLQRQQLHYGIYVIHQAGEVTFNRAKLLNVGYLEALKDYDWDCFVFHDVDLVPENDYNLYKCDQQPKHLVVGRNATGYKLRYKGYFGGVTAMTKDQFHKVNGFSNTYWGWGGEDDDLRIRVELQKMKIIRPPPLIARYTMVFHKRDSGNEINKDRMLLLGRTPQVWRTDGLNSCSYSTLSVERPPLYINVTVDIGKPLH; the protein is encoded by the exons ATGGGAGTCTGTCCTGCTGTGTCCAGGTACTTCCGGAGGTGGAAGTATATGATACTGTTGCTGCTCTCTGTCTCCGTTTTGGCTTGGATCGCCACTTTTGCCGGCGAAACAGTGAAAGCAATTCAGGATACCCATAGGTCAGCACAGACACTTGAGGATAACGCTGAGGTCCTGAGGGGGGGCATGCAATACTCATGGAAAACAGTGATGCAAGTCTTCTCCAATCCTCTCCCTGACACCCCACCGCCAAAAGAAAGCTGTCCTGAGAAATCACCACTGCTTC ATGGAGCCCTGAAGCTGACGTTCAAGGACTCTTTAACGCTGAAGGAGGTGGAGAGTGACAACAGTGGAGTGGCTGAGGGCCAATACCAGCCTCCAGACTGTCTCGCCCAGCAGAGTGTGGCCATCCTCATCCCTCACCGTAACCGGGAGAAACACCTACTCTACCTCCTGCATCACCTGCACCCCTTTCTTCAGAGGCAGCAGCTGCACTACGGCATCTACGTCATCCACCAG GCTGGAGAGGTGACGTTTAATCGTGCCAAGCTACTTAATGTGGGGTACTTGGAGGCACTCAAGGACTACGATTGGGATTGCTTTGTTTTTCATGACGTGGATCTGGTTCCAGAGAACGACTACAACCTATACAAGTGTGACCAACAGCCCAAACACTTAGTGGTCGGCAGGAACGCCACAGGATACAA ATTGCGATACAAAGGGTACTTTGGAGGGGTGACGGCCATGACGAAGGACCAGTTTCACAAAGTGAACGGATTTTCGAACACTTACTGGGGATGGGGTGGGGAGGATGATGACCTTCGCATCAG GGTGGAACTCCAGAAAATGAAGATTATACGGCCACCCCCTCTTATAGCACGCTATACCATGGTATTTCATAAAAGAGATAGCGGCAACGAAATTAATAAAGACCG GATGCTCTTGTTAGGACGGACACCTCAAGTCTGGAGAACGGATGGCCTTAACAGCTGCTCCTACAGTACTCTCTCAGTTGAGAGGCCACCTCTGTACATTAATGTCACAGTGGACATTGGCaaaccactgcactga
- the LOC135550318 gene encoding rho GTPase-activating protein 31-like isoform X1 has product MKNKGTKQRSKKKGCENAFGCDLTEHLHNSGQDVPQVLKTCAEFIEKHGVVDGIYRLSGVTSNIQRLRQEFCTELCPDLTKDMYLQDIHCVGSLCKLYFRELPNPLLTYELYKKFTEAVSVQEDHERLQHIQDVIKELPLPHFRTLEYLTKHLAHLATLSPQTNMHSRNLALVWAPNLLRSKDIEVASCNGDMAFLEVRVQQSVVEFILNHTEQIFNHAAAPIKPKGPGLMCGEKYATLPISGQGGPMKLMSLEEAQARSLSPNHPARKERQRENSLPDTSTATLYHTVIDISDSKRKLSGKSKTWKSIFNLGKSVTDSKGKLSRNGSVFLRAQNITEKAAIRPARSMDSLCSLPTDDDKPGNFNSEGEANGFFAPGIKSRTLGSDSLYDLSEHQRWEFEIKKSSEATGGSSPNMKRRGSPSVSPPQKKSLPEQLKVFKGDDLSSCQPTSPKNRRMLYSGSTHSSTSRPSFPGSLFPESSPRHQRKALNISEPFAVSVPLRVSAVISSNSTPCRATGKERPAAAALKPSRETSQSDQSDSSGSSSFREHPLVESSVGSESSIYSNSSSTPLEKEARPAEERSREEAASKSVPEVSGSEGEVKEVQGKVEVSDLRQSSTPKTREEDKEKQQSPGNQLDSPPAPQLETKELTQLDMGSLPIKEELWCELHLELKITEPELDIMEEEFMPVICSTKNTCEDVKAKRRTSLPTHSLLYKGQPLMPTRPALTDQSASTVAHSARKNSSDTLFPFDKTLHFMVGTDMKNTPLHAADSTDKTKNKPYISPKSKHTETDKPISIKPRLVVPHLAEPSLHSTQQSQVINHLQPGDDITYIGMSVVEKGKEPSWKSKNQDWVKGLFHDDGKNALSVVMGGIERLSICLEERPHTMGLAHQNDDDGCGGHSELEDLEEEPWEEVFSSTKQWVTSPLHSPTFKDLFGKLDVSSSCSAEEGLSSKDLNVPPQSREDKPTNGSCPVRSIEVIPGNSSLACSGKTETKITHPLPLPAKTTMVGDEATRPHRENSCIAKQKNTTSSQRFHRQTSYEACYSEKTVQDSFSKHRPYSLNLDLGLRCIRDISNQQNLESAELSSIQRGAVTPSGTKSNGLSQELELFLSDRQAPVRRNSAPVSVSSVRTAFMIKTCQAKAVPVIPPKVQYSHIPHPTNNDAGNEAEKELTKTRGDKLDTVPLLPSIRDLKEELENKEPAPKSQIRQSIAEKSTETNKTTPISDPPVLRRKRSSNAEAFADCPRPERSTVLQRPSFRNRQRPQSLILFSPPFPIMDYPPLGDDGKLLLSAIRSPTETSALDVFSKEMDENLRTPEGVTLRNKMTIPKSGQRLETSTSCFYQPQRRSMIFDNRSHRQIE; this is encoded by the exons ATGAAGAATAAAGGAACCAAGCAGAGGTCCAAAAAGAAAGGATGTGAGAATGCATTCGGCTGTGACTTGACAGAACATCTACACAATTCAGGACAAGACG TTCCCCAAGTTTTAAAGACGTGTGCAGAGTTCATTGAGAAACATGGCGTTGTGGATGGGATATACAGACTCTCAGGGGTCACCTCCAATATCCAGCGACTCAG ACAGGAATTTTGCACTGAGTTGTGCCCTGACCTCACAAAGGACATGTACCTCCAGGATATCCACTGTGTGGGCTCCTTATGCAAGCTGTACTTCAGGGAGCTACCCAATCCTCTACTCACTTATGAGCTTTACAAGAAATTCACT GAAGCCGTCTCAGTCCAGGAGGATCATGAACGATTACAGCATATTCAGGATGTCATTAAAGAGCTACCACTCCCCCACTTCAG GACTCTGGAATATCTTACCAAGCATTTGGCCCACCTGGCCACCTTAAGCCCCCAGACTAACATGCACAGCCGCAACCTGGCCTTGGTGTGGGCTCCAAATCTGTTGCG CTCTAAAGATATTGAAGTTGCATCCTGCAATGGGGACATGGCTTTCCTGGAGGTGCGGGTACAGCAGTCCGTGGTTGAGTTCATTTTAAATCACACTGAGCAGATCTTCAACCATGCAGCTGCACCAATAAAACCTAAAG GACCCGGTTTGATGTGTGGGGAGAAGTATGCCACTTTGCCTATCAGTGGCCAGGGTGGGCCAATGAAGCTGATGAGCCTGGAGGAGGCCCAGGCCCGCTCCCTGAGCCCTAACCACCCAGCACGGAAAGAACGACAACGGGAGAACAGTCTACCAGATACCAGCACTGCCACGCTGTACCATACCGTCATAGACATATCAGATAGCAA AAGAAAGCTTTCTGGGAAATCCAAAACGTGGAAGTCCATCTTCAACTTGGGCAAGTCTGTGACAGACTCTAAGGGGAAACTGAGCCGGAATGGGAGTGTGTTCTTGAGAGCACAGAACATCACAG AAAAGGCAGCTATCCGACCAGCTAGAAGCATGGACTCTTTGTGCTCTCTGCCAACAG ATGATGACAAGCCAGGAAATTTCAACTCAGAAGGCGAGGCCAACGGTTTCTTTGCACCAGGCATAAAATCCAGAACACTTGGATCTGACTCGCTCTATGACCTCAGTGAACACCAGAGGTGGGAGTTTGAGATTAAGAAATCGAGTGAGGCCACAGGTGGCAGCAGCCCTAATATGAAGAGAAGGGGCTCTCCAAGTGTCTCACCACCCCAAAAGAAGTCTCTACCTGAACAACTGAAGGTTTTCAAAGGCGACGACCTCAGCAGCTGCCAGCCCACCTCTCCTAAAAACAGGAGGATGCTGTATTCTGGCTCCACCCACAGCAGCACATCCAGGCCCTCCTTCCCAGGAAGCCTCTTCCCTGAGTCCTCCCCTAGGCATCAGCGCAAGGCTCTCAACATATCAGAGCCCTTTGCTGTGTCCGTGCCCCTAAGGGTGTCTGCAGTCATCAGCTCCAACAGCACCCCCTGCAGGGCAACAGGGAAAGAGAGGCCTGCTGCAGCTGCCCTGAAACCCAGCAGAGAAACCTCCCAGTCAGACCAGAGTGATAGCAGCGGCAGCTCAAGTTTCAGAGAGCACCCCCTTGTAGAGAGCAGTGTGGGGAGTGAGAGCAGTATTTACAGTAACAGCAGCTCAACCCCTCTGGAAAAGGAGGCGAGaccagcagaggagaggagcagagaggaggcagcTTCCAAAAGTGTGCCAGAAG TTTCAGGAAGTGAAGGAGAGGTGAAAGAGGTTCAAGGGAAGGTGGAAGTATCTGACCTGAGACAGTCTTCCACTCCCAAGACAAGAGAGGAAGATAAAGAGAAACAGCAATCTCCTGGAAATCAACTGGACAGCCCGCCAGCACCGCAGCTTGAGACAAAAGAACTGACACAACTG GATATGGGATCTCTACCTATCAAGGAAGAACTGTGGTGTGAACTCCATCTTGAGCTGAAAATCACTGAGCCTGAGCTTGACATTATGGAAGAGGAGTTTATGCCTGTTATTTGTTCCACCAAGAACACTTGTGAGGATGTTAAGGCAAAAAGAAGAACCAGTCTTCCAACTCACTCGTTATTATACAAGGGACAGCCTTTGATGCCCACCAGGCCTGCATTGACTGATCAAAGTGCTTCTACAGTAGCACATTCAGCAAGAAAGAACTCCTCAGACACACTATTTCCATTTGACAAAACATTACATTTCATGGTTGGCACAGATATGAAAAATACACCTCTACATGCTGCTGATTCAACAgataaaacaaaaaacaaacccTACATTTCCCCAAAATCTAAGCACACAGAAACAGATAAACCCATCAGCATCAAGCCACGACTTGTGGTTCCTCACCTTGCAGAGCCAAGTTTACATTCTACTCAACAAAGCCAGGTCATAAACCATTTACAGCCAGGGGATGACATAACATACATAGGCATGTCTGTAGTAGAGAAAGGAAAAGAGCCATCATGGAAAAGTAAAAATCAAGATTGGGTCAAAGGGCTTTTCCATGATGATGGAAAGAATGCTTTGTCAGTTGTCATGGGAGGCATTGAGAGGCTTTcaatatgtttggaggaaagacCCCACACCATGGGGCTAGCACACCAAAATGATGATGATGGATGTGGAGGACACTCCGAATTGGAGGACTTGGAGGAGGAACCTTGGGAGGAGGTCTTCAGCTCCACCAAACAGTGGGTAACCAGTCCTCTTCATTCACCCACATTTAAGGATTTGTTTGGAAAACTAGATGTGTCATCGTCTTGTTCTGCGGAAGAAGGTTTAAGCTCCAAAGATCTAAACGTTCCTCCTCAATCTAGAGAAGACAAACCAACAAATGGATCATGTCCCGTTAGGAGCATAGAAGTGATTCCAGGAAATAGCTCTCTAGCATGCAGCGGCAAAACAGAGACTAAAATCACACATCCACTTCCGTTACCCGCCAAAACCACCATGGTCGGTGATGAAGCAACGAgaccacacagagagaacagctGCATAGCCAAGCAGAAAAACACCACCTCCTCCCAGAGATTCCACAGACAGACGTCTTATGAAGCATGTTATTCAGAAAAAACTGTGCAGGACAGTTTTTCCAAACACAGACCCTATTCACTCAATTTGGATTTAGGACTTCGATGCATCAGAGACATATCCAATCAGCAAAACCTGGAGTCAGCTGAGTTGTCCTCCATTCAGAGAGGGGCAGTGACCCCGTCTGGGACCAAATCCAACGGCCTGTCCCAGGAACTGGAGCTGTTCCTGAGCGATCGTCAGGCCCCTGTGCGCCGGAACTCCGCCCCCGTCAGTGTGTCGTCTGTCAGGACGGCCTTCATGATAAAGACTTGCCAGGCCAAAGCCGTGCCTGTCATCCCCCCAAAGGTGCAGTACAGCCACATACCTCATCCCACGAACAATGATGCAGGAAATGAAGCAGAGAAAGAACTCACAAAAACCAGGGGAGACAAACTAGATACTGTACCTCTTCTTCCATCTATCAGGGATCTAAAGGAGGAGTTGGAGAATAAGGAGCCAGCCCCCAAATCCCAAATAAGGCAGTCTATTGCAGAGAAATCTACAGAGACTAATAAAACCACACCTATTTCAGACCCACCGGTGCTGAGGAGGAAACGCTCCTCCAATGCAGAGGCCTTTGCTGACTGTCCAAGACCTGAACGGTCTACTGTTCTACAAAGACCGTCCTTTAGGAACCGCCAGAGACCACAGAGCCTCATCTTGTTCAGTCCACCCTTCCCCATCATGGATTACCCACCGCTAGGGGATGATGGTAAGCTCCTCCTCTCGGCCATCAGAAGTCCAACTGAAACATCAGCACTCGATGTCTTTTCTAAAGAGATGGATGAGAATCTCAGGACCCCAGAGGGGGTGACCCTGCGGAACAAAATGACAATACCCAAGAGTGGACAGAGGCTGGAGACCTCAACCAGCTGCTTTTATCAGCCACAGAGGAGGTCCATGATATTTGACAACAGGAGCCACAGGCAGATTGAATGA